From one Streptomyces sp. CA-210063 genomic stretch:
- a CDS encoding SDR family oxidoreductase → MSSPDPQVRAARNHSTSPAVRGPVVAVTGAASGVGALLTERLAESDEIRQVIAIDERRGECAAAQWHILDVRDPAIAEKLRGADVVVHLAVDLDLGTDSAARSAYNVRGTQTVLTAAAAAGVHRVVLCTSAMVYGALPDNELPLSEDAELRATAEATGVGDLLEIERLARRAPRAHPGLNVTVVRPATLIGGTDTALTRYFESPRLLVVAGSRPAWQFCHVEDLCGALEYAVLEKVDGELAVGCEGWLEQEEVEELSGIRRMELPSAVALGAAARLHRIGLTPSPAGDLAYTMYPWVVSGSRLHDAGWRPLWTNEEVLAELLEEVAGRHTVAGRRLGRKDATAAGAAGATVALLGTAALVRRARKARGRR, encoded by the coding sequence GTGAGTTCCCCAGATCCACAGGTTCGCGCAGCGCGAAACCACTCAACCAGTCCCGCCGTACGCGGGCCCGTCGTCGCGGTCACCGGTGCAGCGTCCGGTGTCGGTGCGCTGCTCACCGAGCGGCTCGCCGAGTCCGACGAGATCCGGCAGGTCATCGCCATCGACGAGCGGCGCGGCGAGTGCGCGGCCGCCCAGTGGCACATCCTGGACGTGCGGGACCCGGCGATCGCCGAGAAGCTGCGCGGGGCGGACGTCGTGGTGCATCTCGCCGTCGACCTCGACCTGGGAACGGACTCGGCGGCACGCAGCGCGTACAACGTGCGCGGCACGCAGACCGTGCTCACGGCGGCCGCCGCGGCCGGGGTGCACCGGGTCGTGCTCTGCACCTCGGCGATGGTCTACGGGGCGCTGCCGGACAACGAGCTGCCCCTCTCGGAGGACGCAGAGTTGCGGGCGACCGCCGAGGCCACCGGGGTCGGCGACCTGCTGGAGATCGAGCGGCTCGCGCGCCGGGCGCCGCGCGCCCATCCGGGCCTCAATGTCACCGTCGTGCGCCCGGCGACCCTCATCGGGGGCACCGACACGGCTCTGACCAGGTACTTCGAGTCGCCTCGGCTGCTGGTGGTGGCCGGATCGCGGCCCGCCTGGCAGTTCTGCCATGTCGAGGATCTGTGCGGGGCGCTGGAGTACGCCGTGCTGGAGAAGGTCGACGGGGAGCTGGCCGTCGGGTGCGAGGGGTGGCTGGAGCAGGAGGAGGTCGAGGAGCTCAGCGGGATCCGGCGGATGGAGCTGCCGTCCGCGGTCGCCCTCGGGGCCGCCGCTCGGCTGCACCGGATCGGGCTGACGCCGTCGCCGGCCGGGGATCTGGCGTACACGATGTATCCGTGGGTCGTGAGCGGGAGCCGGTTGCACGACGCGGGGTGGCGGCCGCTGTGGACGAACGAGGAAGTGCTCGCGGAGCTGCTGGAGGAGGTCGCCGGGCGGCACACCGTGGCCGGGCGGCGGCTGGGGCGCAAGGATGCGACGGCCGCGGGTGCCGCGGGTGCGACGGTCGCGCTGCTGGGTACGGCGGCGTTGGTACGGCGGGCCCGGAAGGCTCGGGGCCGGCGCTGA
- a CDS encoding PPA1309 family protein, with the protein MSNTPMAANPLTRAVLEIDEYTSGLGWDQPARLFALVDTARLRAQEPALATQLGLQDESATTGLTPIEQDEIPAGKALDEFLGTIAWPDAVVGCALTVERLMLPPSAEASVPENLDGARLAQWVASHPDRQEVRMTVAVLRDGSRDSALRLREKDTPTEVLTGPELVPGLAEALSATFVD; encoded by the coding sequence ATGTCCAACACTCCCATGGCAGCGAACCCCCTCACCCGGGCCGTGCTCGAGATCGACGAGTACACCTCGGGCCTCGGCTGGGACCAGCCCGCTCGCCTCTTCGCCCTCGTGGATACCGCGCGTCTGCGGGCCCAGGAACCCGCCCTCGCCACCCAACTCGGTCTTCAGGACGAGTCCGCGACCACCGGTCTCACCCCGATCGAGCAGGACGAGATCCCCGCCGGCAAGGCGCTGGACGAGTTCCTCGGCACCATCGCCTGGCCCGACGCCGTGGTCGGCTGCGCGCTGACCGTGGAGCGGCTGATGCTGCCGCCGTCCGCCGAGGCGTCCGTCCCGGAGAACCTCGACGGGGCCCGCCTCGCCCAGTGGGTCGCCTCCCACCCCGACCGCCAGGAGGTCCGTATGACGGTCGCCGTCCTGCGCGACGGCTCCCGCGACTCGGCCCTGCGCCTGCGCGAGAAGGACACCCCGACGGAGGTCCTCACCGGCCCGGAACTGGTGCCGGGGCTGGCGGAGGCCCTGTCCGCGACCTTCGTGGACTGA
- a CDS encoding molybdenum cofactor biosynthesis protein MoaE, protein MAVNDDHPGEQGAEEPIKLIGVRETALSLDEVFRAVGDDAAGGTALFVGTVRNHDGGADVDELGYSCHPTAEAEMRRIAEKVVADYPVRALAAVHRVGKLKVGDLAVVVAVSCPHRGEAFEACRKLIDDLKHEVPIWKHQKFSDGTEEWVGAC, encoded by the coding sequence ATGGCAGTGAATGACGATCACCCCGGTGAGCAGGGGGCTGAGGAGCCCATCAAGCTGATCGGCGTGCGAGAGACGGCGCTTTCCCTCGACGAGGTGTTCCGGGCGGTCGGGGACGATGCGGCCGGGGGCACGGCGCTGTTCGTGGGGACCGTGCGGAATCACGACGGGGGAGCCGATGTCGATGAACTCGGCTATTCGTGTCACCCGACGGCCGAAGCGGAGATGCGGCGGATCGCGGAGAAGGTGGTTGCCGACTACCCGGTGCGGGCGCTCGCGGCCGTGCACCGGGTGGGGAAGCTGAAGGTCGGGGATCTCGCCGTGGTCGTCGCCGTGTCGTGTCCGCACCGGGGCGAGGCCTTCGAGGCGTGCCGCAAACTCATCGACGACCTGAAGCACGAAGTGCCCATCTGGAAGCACCAGAAGTTCTCCGACGGTACGGAGGAATGGGTGGGAGCTTGCTGA
- a CDS encoding TOMM precursor leader peptide-binding protein has product MHPMVKPALRRGWRDLNTVQFGLAPAHAMVLGPMDTATGSFLALLDGTRGLPLLRDEGRRMGLPDGHVDGLVDRLARSGLLDDATGGGPAADDLRGKPEVLDRLRPDAATLSLVVPEPGEAMKRLAARRSLRVQVRGAGRVGAVLASLLSGAGVGEVDVRDVGKVEPWDVTPGGLPAESIGERRDAAARRAARHAAPDRPPRRRRGPQPPDPSEDVSTNRLREEPGFSLVVLAPRDGVDVHAPKPAAAEPLMASGTPHLYAGVVEGTGVVGPLVLPGETGCAGCLDQSRTDRDEAWPRLVAQWRSGRPRQVEACDLALATTVAGLAAGHALAFLDGGMPSSAGARWEVSVPGFDWHPRPVWPHPECPCSATEQSAVGKRNGEHTAKDGEARETMAVHQRSTRLSRKAHAARPAGTWRAHV; this is encoded by the coding sequence ATGCATCCGATGGTGAAGCCCGCGCTCCGGCGCGGCTGGCGGGATCTCAACACCGTGCAGTTCGGTCTGGCGCCGGCGCACGCCATGGTGCTGGGCCCGATGGACACGGCGACAGGCAGCTTCCTCGCCTTGCTCGACGGCACACGCGGGCTGCCGCTCCTGCGCGACGAGGGACGGCGCATGGGCCTGCCGGACGGTCATGTGGACGGGCTGGTGGACCGGCTGGCCCGGTCCGGGCTGCTGGACGACGCGACGGGCGGCGGCCCGGCCGCGGACGACCTGCGCGGCAAACCCGAGGTTCTGGACCGGTTGCGCCCCGACGCCGCCACGCTCTCCCTGGTCGTGCCCGAGCCGGGCGAGGCAATGAAGCGTCTGGCCGCCCGCCGGTCACTGAGGGTGCAGGTGCGCGGCGCCGGGCGGGTAGGGGCGGTGCTCGCCTCCCTGCTGTCGGGAGCCGGCGTCGGCGAAGTCGATGTGCGCGATGTCGGCAAGGTCGAGCCGTGGGACGTGACGCCGGGTGGTCTGCCGGCCGAGTCGATCGGCGAGCGCAGGGATGCGGCAGCGCGCCGAGCGGCTCGGCACGCGGCACCCGATCGCCCGCCCCGGCGCCGCCGCGGACCGCAGCCGCCGGACCCGTCCGAGGACGTGTCGACGAACCGCCTCCGTGAGGAGCCCGGCTTCTCGCTGGTGGTCCTCGCCCCACGCGACGGTGTCGACGTCCACGCCCCCAAGCCTGCGGCCGCCGAGCCGCTCATGGCCTCGGGCACACCCCATCTCTATGCGGGTGTGGTGGAGGGGACAGGAGTGGTCGGCCCCCTGGTCCTGCCCGGTGAGACGGGCTGTGCGGGCTGCCTCGACCAGAGCCGTACCGACCGCGACGAAGCGTGGCCGCGGCTGGTCGCGCAGTGGCGGTCCGGTCGCCCGCGCCAGGTCGAGGCCTGCGATCTGGCCCTGGCCACGACCGTCGCCGGACTGGCCGCCGGGCATGCGCTCGCCTTCCTCGACGGCGGGATGCCGTCCAGTGCCGGCGCACGCTGGGAGGTCTCCGTGCCGGGGTTCGACTGGCACCCGCGCCCGGTGTGGCCGCACCCCGAATGTCCCTGCTCAGCCACTGAGCAGAGTGCCGTCGGGAAACGTAACGGGGAACACACCGCAAAGGACGGGGAGGCGCGGGAGACAATGGCGGTGCATCAGCGGTCAACGAGGTTGTCCCGCAAGGCACACGCGGCACGGCCTGCTGGGACTTGGAGGGCGCATGTCTGA
- a CDS encoding M48 metallopeptidase family protein — protein sequence MPADPLHRAGKPQRSTTSQPPSGSGASAIEVRRSARRRRTVSAYREGDRTVVLIPARMSEAEEQRWVTVMLDKLAAQESKRLLGDTELVERAARLSDQYFGGRARPTTVRWVTNQNTRWGSCTPAEGSIRLSHRLQGMPEYVIDYVLLHELAHLLVPGHGPRFWQLLEAYPRTERARGYLEGVVAADRLPHLPAARDE from the coding sequence GTGCCCGCCGACCCACTGCACCGCGCCGGAAAGCCACAGCGCAGCACGACGAGCCAGCCGCCAAGCGGCTCGGGGGCGAGCGCGATCGAGGTCCGCAGGAGCGCGAGACGGCGCAGAACGGTCTCGGCGTACCGCGAGGGCGATCGCACCGTCGTGCTCATCCCCGCTCGAATGTCCGAGGCGGAGGAGCAGCGCTGGGTGACCGTCATGCTCGACAAGCTGGCGGCGCAGGAAAGCAAACGGCTCCTCGGCGACACCGAACTGGTGGAGCGCGCCGCCCGGCTCTCGGACCAGTACTTCGGCGGTCGCGCCCGGCCCACCACGGTCCGCTGGGTCACCAACCAGAACACGCGCTGGGGCTCGTGCACCCCCGCCGAGGGCAGCATCCGCCTCTCGCACCGGCTGCAGGGCATGCCCGAGTACGTCATCGACTACGTCCTCCTCCATGAACTCGCCCATCTGCTCGTACCGGGTCATGGGCCCCGCTTCTGGCAGCTGCTGGAGGCCTATCCGCGCACCGAGCGCGCTCGCGGCTACCTCGAAGGGGTGGTGGCCGCCGACCGGCTGCCGCATCTGCCGGCCGCGCGCGACGAGTGA
- a CDS encoding TerD family protein, whose product MAREFQRGHKAKISDLTAGTDLYVGVQISAPGLTFDISCFGLDADERLSDDRYFVFFNQPKTPEESIQLLGAQSGDTESFRVTLDKIPPQIQKLSFTATIDGDGQMSQISPGYVRIVAGGEEVARYPFDGSEFSTERAVMLGDFYLKDVWRFAAVGQGFDGGLDALLKNFGGEVAEEEPPAAPQQPQSDAAPGFAPPAFGAPAAPAAPAPEPPQGFAPPAPSPSVHAAPTIAAPLNTPPGGTVPPAPQGGPFTPPGVPPQGGPFTPPGAAPQGGPFTPPGAPAAFPGQAQPFGGGTQLAPVPPEAGLRVVLTKYSEAPVGDRWTEQNPQMVRTTLTKGANILAKQGSMVAYQGDIDFAHKGSGLLGKLTGQLTGQGMALMRCSGDGEVFLADEGSRLFVIRLENEQLYTSARGVLAFDEALDTEIRRIEGAGLPGGGLFSMLFSGTGAVVVKTRGVPVVLPVGPATYVDGNAVIAWSAGAQAVTTTSLRLRRSGYARQTQEAVNLQFRGAPGNFVVVQPFEV is encoded by the coding sequence ATGGCCAGGGAATTCCAACGCGGCCACAAGGCCAAGATCAGTGACCTCACCGCGGGTACGGATCTGTACGTGGGTGTACAGATCTCCGCCCCCGGACTGACCTTCGACATCAGCTGCTTCGGTCTGGACGCCGACGAACGGCTCTCGGACGATCGCTACTTCGTCTTCTTCAATCAGCCGAAGACCCCCGAGGAGTCGATCCAGCTCCTGGGGGCCCAGTCGGGTGACACGGAGTCCTTCCGCGTCACCCTCGACAAGATCCCGCCGCAGATCCAGAAGCTGTCCTTCACGGCGACGATCGACGGCGACGGGCAGATGTCGCAGATCTCCCCCGGCTACGTCCGTATCGTCGCGGGCGGCGAGGAAGTGGCCCGGTACCCGTTCGACGGCTCCGAGTTCTCCACCGAGCGCGCCGTGATGCTGGGCGACTTCTACCTGAAGGACGTCTGGCGGTTCGCGGCCGTCGGACAGGGCTTCGACGGCGGCCTCGACGCGCTGCTGAAGAACTTCGGTGGCGAGGTCGCCGAGGAGGAGCCCCCCGCCGCACCGCAGCAGCCGCAGTCCGACGCCGCGCCCGGCTTCGCCCCGCCCGCGTTCGGTGCCCCTGCCGCTCCGGCCGCCCCGGCCCCGGAACCCCCGCAGGGGTTCGCGCCCCCGGCGCCCTCACCCTCCGTGCACGCCGCGCCCACGATCGCCGCGCCCCTGAACACGCCGCCCGGCGGCACGGTCCCACCCGCACCACAGGGTGGGCCTTTCACCCCGCCCGGCGTCCCGCCCCAGGGCGGCCCCTTCACGCCTCCTGGCGCGGCTCCGCAAGGCGGCCCGTTCACGCCTCCCGGTGCCCCCGCGGCCTTCCCGGGGCAGGCGCAGCCCTTCGGCGGCGGAACACAGCTCGCGCCCGTGCCTCCGGAGGCGGGACTGCGCGTGGTCCTGACGAAGTACTCCGAGGCGCCTGTCGGGGACCGTTGGACCGAGCAGAACCCGCAGATGGTGCGCACGACGCTCACCAAGGGCGCCAACATCCTCGCCAAGCAGGGCAGCATGGTCGCCTACCAGGGCGACATCGACTTCGCCCACAAGGGTTCCGGCCTGCTCGGCAAGCTGACGGGTCAGCTCACCGGCCAGGGCATGGCCCTGATGCGCTGTTCCGGAGACGGTGAGGTGTTCCTCGCCGACGAGGGCAGCCGCCTCTTCGTCATCCGCCTGGAGAACGAGCAGCTCTACACCAGCGCGCGCGGAGTCCTCGCCTTCGACGAGGCGCTCGACACCGAGATCCGCCGTATCGAGGGCGCCGGCCTGCCCGGCGGCGGTCTGTTCAGCATGCTCTTCTCCGGCACGGGAGCGGTCGTCGTAAAAACGCGCGGCGTTCCCGTGGTCCTGCCCGTCGGCCCGGCCACCTACGTCGACGGCAACGCCGTCATCGCCTGGTCCGCCGGTGCGCAGGCCGTCACCACGACCTCGCTCAGGCTGCGCCGTTCCGGGTACGCCCGGCAGACCCAAGAGGCCGTGAACCTCCAGTTCCGCGGTGCCCCCGGCAACTTCGTCGTCGTCCAGCCCTTCGAGGTGTGA
- a CDS encoding AIM24 family protein — protein sequence MHSTLFAHIPVNHTERYTLQNPQLLKADVTIGSSPVLARQGAMVAFEGQVEFDSQYRNRSWRNAERMTGERLELMRCKGNGIVYLANFAQYLHIMEVGRGITVDSSAVLAFDGSLNVGIVAVDSAVEVASAGAYNLELSGGGKIVLMTSGEPLALEVTPEKNICVDSDAVIAWSTSLRTQLQAPTSTSAVWRRRGSTGEGWEMHFGGTGHVLVQPSELLPPQHLRTSGVLGQFGMGSGGLSGNSLGGSRN from the coding sequence ATGCACAGCACACTCTTCGCGCACATCCCGGTGAACCACACCGAGCGCTACACGCTGCAGAATCCGCAGCTGCTCAAGGCGGACGTCACCATCGGGAGCAGTCCCGTCCTGGCCCGTCAGGGCGCCATGGTGGCCTTCGAGGGGCAGGTCGAGTTCGACAGCCAGTACCGCAACCGCAGCTGGCGCAACGCCGAGCGGATGACCGGTGAGCGGCTCGAACTCATGCGCTGCAAGGGCAACGGGATCGTCTATCTCGCCAACTTCGCGCAGTACCTGCACATCATGGAGGTCGGCCGCGGCATCACCGTCGACTCCTCCGCCGTCCTCGCCTTCGACGGCTCCCTGAACGTCGGCATCGTCGCCGTGGACAGCGCCGTAGAGGTCGCCTCGGCCGGGGCGTACAACCTGGAGCTGTCCGGTGGCGGCAAGATCGTCCTGATGACGTCGGGTGAGCCACTGGCCCTCGAGGTGACCCCCGAGAAGAACATCTGCGTCGACTCGGACGCCGTCATCGCCTGGTCCACCTCGCTGCGCACACAGCTCCAGGCGCCGACCTCCACCTCCGCCGTGTGGCGGCGCAGGGGCTCCACGGGTGAGGGCTGGGAGATGCACTTCGGCGGCACCGGGCATGTCCTGGTGCAGCCGAGCGAGCTGCTGCCGCCGCAGCACCTGCGTACGTCCGGGGTGCTCGGACAGTTCGGCATGGGCTCCGGCGGACTGAGCGGAAACTCCCTCGGGGGCAGCCGCAACTGA
- a CDS encoding zinc-dependent metalloprotease — protein MSDTPFGFGLPPEEPDDGDEGKKKDQQSGGGQGPANPFGFAFPGAGGSGADNPFAAMFGSMNPTDLGAAFQQLGQMLSYEGGPVNWDMAKQIARQTVSQGTADGTKDASVGPAERTAVEEAVRLADLWLDDATSLPSGAGSAVAWSRAEWVEATLPAWKELVDPVAERVGGAMGDILPEEMQAMAGPLIGMMKSMGGAMFGQQIGQAVGVLAGEVVGSTDVGLPLGPAGKAALLPINVDAFGKDLGVGKDEVRLYLALREAAHQRLFAHVPWLRSHLFGAVEGYARGIKVDTAKLEDVVGQFDPQNPEELQQALQQGMFQPEDTPEQKAALARLETALALVEGWVDAVVHAAAKPRLSSADALRETLRRRRATGGPAEQTFATLIGLELRPRRLRDASRLWASLTDARGVDGRDALWAHPDMLPTASDLDDPDGFVHREQLDFSELDKMLGEAAGGSTEKPDLKKGGSTEKPDLKKKDDDTE, from the coding sequence GTGAGTGACACCCCATTCGGATTCGGCCTTCCGCCGGAGGAGCCGGACGACGGCGACGAGGGCAAGAAGAAGGACCAGCAGAGCGGTGGTGGTCAGGGACCGGCCAACCCGTTCGGCTTCGCGTTCCCCGGGGCCGGCGGCTCCGGCGCCGACAATCCGTTCGCAGCGATGTTCGGTTCCATGAACCCCACCGACCTGGGCGCCGCCTTCCAGCAGCTGGGCCAGATGCTCTCGTACGAGGGCGGCCCGGTGAACTGGGACATGGCCAAGCAGATCGCCCGCCAGACGGTCTCCCAGGGGACCGCCGACGGCACGAAGGACGCGAGTGTCGGCCCCGCCGAGCGCACCGCCGTCGAGGAGGCCGTCCGCCTGGCCGACCTGTGGCTGGACGACGCGACGTCCCTGCCGTCCGGCGCGGGCTCCGCCGTGGCGTGGAGCCGTGCGGAGTGGGTGGAGGCGACGTTGCCCGCCTGGAAGGAGCTCGTCGACCCGGTGGCCGAGCGGGTCGGCGGCGCCATGGGCGACATCCTGCCGGAGGAGATGCAGGCCATGGCCGGCCCGCTGATCGGCATGATGAAGTCGATGGGCGGCGCCATGTTCGGCCAGCAGATCGGGCAGGCCGTGGGCGTGCTCGCGGGCGAGGTCGTCGGCTCCACCGACGTCGGCCTGCCGCTCGGCCCGGCCGGCAAGGCCGCGCTGCTGCCGATCAATGTGGATGCGTTCGGCAAGGACCTGGGCGTCGGCAAGGACGAGGTGCGGCTCTACCTGGCCCTGCGCGAGGCCGCCCACCAGCGGCTCTTCGCTCATGTCCCGTGGCTGCGCTCGCACCTGTTCGGCGCCGTGGAGGGCTACGCGCGCGGGATCAAGGTCGACACGGCCAAGCTGGAGGACGTGGTCGGCCAGTTCGATCCGCAGAACCCCGAGGAGCTGCAGCAGGCGCTTCAGCAGGGCATGTTCCAGCCGGAGGACACCCCGGAGCAGAAGGCCGCTCTGGCCCGTTTGGAGACGGCTCTTGCGCTGGTGGAGGGCTGGGTGGACGCGGTGGTGCACGCCGCCGCGAAGCCGCGCCTGTCGTCCGCGGACGCACTGCGTGAGACCCTGCGCCGCCGTCGCGCGACGGGCGGTCCGGCCGAGCAGACCTTCGCCACGCTGATCGGCCTGGAGCTGCGCCCGCGCCGTCTGCGCGACGCCTCCCGCCTGTGGGCCTCCCTCACGGACGCGCGCGGCGTCGACGGCCGCGACGCCCTGTGGGCCCACCCGGACATGCTGCCCACCGCCTCCGACCTGGACGACCCGGACGGGTTCGTGCACCGCGAGCAGTTGGACTTCTCCGAGCTGGACAAGATGCTCGGCGAGGCCGCGGGCGGCTCCACCGAGAAGCCGGACCTGAAGAAGGGCGGCTCCACCGAGAAGCCCGACCTGAAGAAGAAGGACGACGACACCGAGTGA
- a CDS encoding NUDIX hydrolase, which translates to MSLHDDTVLVLKSYEDQAELRQAYLDHLAAHPDGVWKACGAGHITASGLVIDPERGQVLLTLHKKLRMWLQMGGHCERDDTTLAGSALREATEESGITGLTLLPGGPVRLDRHHTPCAWHLDVQYAALAPAGAVEAISDESLDLRWFPYDEVATVADESVVRLVEATRARL; encoded by the coding sequence GTGAGCCTGCACGACGACACGGTCCTCGTACTGAAGAGCTACGAGGACCAGGCCGAGCTGCGCCAGGCGTATCTCGACCATCTGGCGGCTCACCCGGACGGCGTGTGGAAGGCGTGCGGCGCCGGGCACATCACGGCGAGCGGGCTGGTGATCGACCCCGAGCGCGGACAGGTGCTGCTCACCCTCCACAAGAAGCTGCGCATGTGGCTCCAGATGGGCGGCCACTGCGAGCGCGACGACACCACCCTGGCGGGCTCCGCTCTCCGGGAGGCGACGGAGGAGTCCGGCATCACGGGCCTGACGCTCCTGCCGGGGGGCCCGGTCCGCCTCGACCGCCACCACACCCCGTGCGCCTGGCATCTGGACGTCCAGTACGCGGCGCTCGCGCCCGCCGGAGCCGTGGAGGCGATCAGCGACGAGTCCCTCGACCTGCGCTGGTTCCCGTACGACGAGGTGGCGACCGTGGCCGACGAGTCGGTCGTACGGCTGGTGGAAGCCACTCGGGCGCGGCTCTGA
- a CDS encoding YlbL family protein, with translation MPRRTATMLASTLMLIALLCAGVFIPVPYAEMSPGPTVNTLGKHDGEPVLQISGRKTYATTGHLNMTTVRVTSADYRMNLVEAVYGWLAHDNKVVPHDTLYPDGKTEEQSTQENAEEFSQSQESAKVAALKELDIPVKSWVIVSTVLKDSPAEGKLHAGDVIKSVDGTAVKAPEDVAKLVTEHKPGEDVDFVIVPAKAQAAAEKANRTATETEKVTITTARSDDSGEERAIVGISAGTDHTFPFTIDIKLADVGGPSAGLMFALGIYDKLTPGNLTGGEFVAGTGTIDDEGKVGPIGGIEMKTVGARDKGAEYFLTPKDNCAAAAKDTPDGLTLVKVDTIEDALGALEDIRSGDTADLPKCTTKG, from the coding sequence ATGCCACGCCGCACCGCGACGATGCTCGCCTCCACCCTGATGCTGATCGCGCTCCTGTGCGCGGGAGTGTTCATTCCCGTGCCCTACGCGGAGATGTCACCTGGGCCGACGGTGAACACGCTCGGGAAGCACGACGGCGAGCCGGTGCTGCAGATCTCCGGGCGCAAGACGTACGCGACGACCGGCCACCTCAACATGACCACGGTCCGGGTCACCAGTGCCGACTACAGGATGAACCTCGTCGAGGCCGTGTACGGCTGGCTGGCACACGACAACAAGGTCGTGCCGCACGACACGCTGTACCCGGACGGCAAGACCGAGGAGCAGTCGACCCAGGAGAACGCCGAGGAGTTCAGCCAGTCCCAGGAGAGCGCCAAGGTCGCCGCCCTGAAGGAGCTGGACATCCCGGTGAAGTCCTGGGTGATCGTCTCCACCGTCCTCAAGGACTCCCCGGCCGAGGGCAAGCTGCACGCCGGTGACGTGATCAAGTCCGTCGACGGCACGGCGGTCAAGGCACCCGAGGACGTCGCGAAGCTGGTCACCGAGCACAAGCCGGGCGAGGACGTCGACTTCGTCATCGTGCCCGCCAAGGCGCAGGCCGCCGCCGAGAAGGCGAACAGGACGGCGACCGAGACCGAGAAGGTCACGATCACCACGGCCAGGTCCGACGACTCGGGCGAGGAGCGGGCGATCGTCGGGATCTCCGCCGGGACCGACCACACCTTCCCGTTCACCATCGACATCAAGCTCGCCGACGTCGGCGGCCCGAGCGCCGGACTGATGTTCGCTCTCGGTATCTACGACAAGCTGACGCCGGGCAATCTGACGGGCGGCGAGTTCGTGGCCGGCACCGGCACGATCGACGACGAGGGCAAGGTCGGCCCCATCGGCGGCATCGAGATGAAGACGGTCGGCGCGCGCGACAAGGGCGCCGAGTACTTCCTGACGCCCAAGGACAACTGCGCCGCGGCCGCCAAGGACACCCCCGACGGACTCACCCTCGTCAAGGTGGACACCATCGAGGACGCCCTGGGAGCCCTGGAGGACATCCGCTCCGGCGACACCGCCGACCTGCCGAAGTGCACCACCAAGGGCTGA
- a CDS encoding AIM24 family protein — MDLQTLNAHRSTSTGVRMSVHSSKTLKVTMVTGQDLLAKAGSMIAYDGYVQFDGPPATLRRSAEEMVTGEGGKLMLCRGDGELYLADYGGDVLILHLNNEALSVNGPTLLACDASLQLTIEPVKGLAKLSGSGLTNLVIRGTGWVALVSRGVPISLDCAERETYVDPDALIAWTDGLDMKARRTIKAGALIGRGSGEAFQIGFKGQGFVVVQPSEDTGDRFKIRG; from the coding sequence ATGGACCTCCAGACACTCAACGCGCACCGCTCCACATCCACCGGCGTCCGTATGAGCGTGCACAGCTCCAAGACGCTCAAGGTCACCATGGTCACCGGTCAGGACCTCCTGGCCAAGGCCGGCTCGATGATCGCGTACGACGGCTATGTGCAGTTCGACGGTCCGCCCGCCACGTTGCGCCGCAGCGCCGAGGAGATGGTCACGGGCGAGGGCGGCAAGCTGATGCTCTGCCGGGGCGACGGGGAGCTGTACCTCGCCGACTACGGCGGTGACGTCCTCATCCTCCATCTGAACAACGAGGCGCTGTCCGTCAACGGCCCCACCCTGCTGGCCTGCGACGCCTCCCTCCAGCTCACCATCGAGCCGGTCAAGGGCCTCGCCAAGCTCTCCGGCTCCGGCCTCACCAACCTCGTGATCCGCGGCACCGGATGGGTCGCCCTGGTCAGCCGGGGCGTGCCGATCTCCCTGGACTGCGCCGAACGGGAGACCTACGTCGACCCGGACGCGCTGATCGCCTGGACCGACGGCCTCGACATGAAGGCCCGCCGCACCATCAAGGCCGGCGCGCTCATCGGCCGGGGCAGCGGAGAGGCCTTCCAGATCGGGTTCAAGGGGCAGGGCTTCGTGGTCGTCCAGCCCAGCGAGGACACCGGCGACCGTTTCAAGATCCGTGGCTGA